The Solibacillus daqui genome has a segment encoding these proteins:
- the menH gene encoding 2-succinyl-6-hydroxy-2,4-cyclohexadiene-1-carboxylate synthase — protein MARYAINGINVFVEEVNPQGTKTLVLLHGFTGSTKTWQHVVQALPQSIRCVMVDLIGHGGTSAPENIETYSMAFQVDVLHALFQQLNLQKFTLLGYSMGGRVALSYAVEFPVRIEQLLLESASPGLQKPEERVARKQADDQLAENILQNGMVSFVDKWESIPLFASQKLLTSEVQQEIRTERLLQRAIGLANSLRGMGTGVMPNLWDDLATLPIAVTLLTGELDEKFVALNQKMQNSLIHAKHLTIPAVGHAIHVENPLKFATIVEEMI, from the coding sequence ATGGCTCGATATGCTATAAATGGAATTAATGTATTTGTGGAGGAGGTTAATCCACAAGGTACAAAAACGCTCGTGCTCTTGCATGGTTTTACCGGCAGTACAAAGACGTGGCAGCATGTTGTACAGGCTTTACCACAATCAATACGCTGTGTCATGGTTGATTTAATCGGGCATGGTGGGACATCTGCACCTGAAAATATCGAGACGTATTCCATGGCCTTTCAAGTTGATGTGTTGCATGCACTATTTCAGCAGTTAAATCTACAAAAGTTTACATTGCTCGGCTATTCAATGGGGGGGCGAGTAGCTTTAAGTTATGCGGTTGAATTCCCAGTTAGGATTGAGCAGTTACTACTAGAAAGCGCCTCTCCCGGATTACAGAAACCTGAAGAACGTGTGGCACGTAAACAAGCAGATGACCAATTGGCTGAAAATATCTTGCAAAACGGCATGGTATCTTTTGTAGATAAATGGGAGAGCATTCCACTTTTTGCCTCTCAGAAATTACTTACAAGTGAAGTACAGCAGGAAATTCGCACCGAGCGCTTACTGCAACGTGCAATCGGTTTAGCAAATAGCCTGCGCGGTATGGGTACAGGTGTCATGCCTAACCTATGGGATGATTTAGCTACATTGCCAATAGCCGTCACTTTGCTTACTGGGGAGCTTGATGAAAAGTTTGTTGCGCTTAATCAAAAAATGCAAAACTCGCTCATTCATGCAAAACATCTCACAATTCCAGCGGTTGGACACGCAATTCATGTGGAAAATCCTCTAAAGTTTGCTACAATAGTAGAGGAAATGATTTAA
- the menD gene encoding 2-succinyl-5-enolpyruvyl-6-hydroxy-3-cyclohexene-1-carboxylic-acid synthase, which translates to MNEREVLSNYVYQIVASLVASGVEQVVVSPGSRSTPLAYAFASTKELTLHRQVDERAAGFYALGLAKATAKPVVLLCTSGTAGANYYPAIVEAKYARVPLIVLTADRPHELREVGAPQTINQVRLYGENVKWSAEFPIPDEAPQTLPYIERHTVRAVTIATTAPFGPVHLNIPFREPLVIDFKTQLPRASFVKSFTNDLTPSKQALTEFTSIIEQTKNGIIIVGELPLGTDTKALWNFVRELKWPVMIESLSNLRTEVPEDCQVFAITTYDALMKNERFKRNVRPQTVIRFGAQPISKFLMQFIAQSNPLHYIVIDEDPMFRDSTHSSTHFIHALPGEWLSEIEISHVETEPAYIEFWKTADLLAADVIAKYGQTANDEGAYVQLMLESLHEGSDIFVSSSMPIRDIDTFLPVLNNDIQVFANRGTNGIDGVTSTALGFSNGRANRKMYLLIGDLAFLHDANAFVASRYQDCDLTVIVLNNDGGGIFSYLPQAKVEAHYEELFGTPTALTFEQVATMYDMEYMKVTSKEQFLATITSEKQQSLKLIEVFTNREENVKEHRALWTRINEVIEQWLDML; encoded by the coding sequence ATGAATGAACGTGAAGTGTTATCAAATTATGTGTACCAAATTGTCGCGTCACTTGTTGCATCAGGGGTGGAGCAAGTTGTTGTCAGTCCAGGTTCGCGCTCAACACCGCTTGCCTATGCCTTTGCTTCAACAAAAGAACTTACTTTGCACCGTCAAGTTGATGAACGCGCAGCTGGTTTTTATGCATTAGGTTTAGCAAAGGCGACGGCAAAACCCGTTGTTTTGTTATGTACATCTGGAACAGCAGGAGCCAACTACTATCCGGCCATTGTTGAAGCGAAATATGCACGTGTGCCATTAATTGTACTAACTGCAGATCGTCCACATGAATTACGTGAAGTCGGTGCACCGCAAACGATTAACCAAGTCCGTTTATATGGTGAAAATGTCAAATGGTCGGCGGAGTTCCCGATTCCGGATGAGGCACCACAAACCTTGCCGTATATTGAGCGTCATACTGTACGTGCGGTTACGATTGCAACGACAGCACCATTTGGACCAGTGCATTTAAATATCCCGTTTCGTGAGCCGTTAGTCATTGATTTTAAAACGCAATTACCGCGTGCAAGTTTTGTTAAAAGTTTTACTAATGATCTAACACCATCCAAACAAGCGCTAACAGAATTTACGTCAATTATTGAGCAAACGAAAAACGGGATTATCATTGTTGGCGAGCTACCGCTAGGGACAGATACAAAGGCTCTATGGAATTTTGTACGTGAGCTGAAATGGCCTGTGATGATTGAAAGCTTATCGAATTTACGTACCGAAGTGCCAGAAGATTGCCAAGTATTCGCGATTACTACATATGATGCGTTAATGAAAAACGAACGCTTTAAACGCAATGTTCGTCCGCAAACAGTTATTCGCTTTGGCGCACAGCCTATATCCAAATTTTTAATGCAGTTTATTGCACAATCGAATCCGCTGCATTACATCGTGATCGATGAAGACCCGATGTTCCGTGATTCAACGCATAGTTCGACGCACTTTATTCATGCCTTACCTGGTGAGTGGTTAAGTGAAATCGAAATAAGCCATGTTGAGACAGAGCCTGCATATATTGAATTTTGGAAAACGGCGGATTTACTAGCGGCAGATGTAATTGCGAAGTATGGTCAAACAGCGAATGATGAAGGGGCCTATGTTCAGTTGATGCTAGAAAGCTTACATGAAGGCTCAGACATCTTTGTTAGTAGCAGTATGCCAATTCGTGATATTGATACGTTTTTACCTGTTCTGAATAATGATATTCAAGTGTTTGCGAATCGTGGTACAAACGGAATTGACGGTGTCACGTCGACAGCACTTGGCTTTAGTAATGGTCGAGCGAATCGTAAAATGTATTTATTAATTGGTGATTTAGCGTTTTTACATGATGCCAATGCCTTTGTCGCAAGTCGCTATCAAGACTGTGATCTAACGGTTATCGTTTTAAATAATGATGGTGGAGGTATCTTCTCATACTTACCACAAGCGAAAGTAGAAGCGCATTATGAGGAATTATTCGGTACTCCGACTGCATTGACGTTCGAGCAAGTAGCAACAATGTATGATATGGAATATATGAAAGTCACATCTAAAGAACAATTTTTAGCAACGATAACATCAGAAAAACAGCAATCATTAAAATTAATCGAAGTATTTACAAATCGTGAGGAAAATGTAAAAGAACACCGCGCATTATGGACACGCATTAACGAGGTGATTGAACAATGGCTCGATATGCTATAA
- a CDS encoding isochorismate synthase: MQHKWYNATEIEVGSNSKQIFYMETIEVSRLSALAFFAAGEAKYKGKRNFWQNREKTFTLVGLGHAYKIENNKGTKRFDHVESEWKQLTSQIVQEDQHLQPILFGGFTFDPQNEVAGEWAKFPQSYFTVASHQLVIRNDQAFVTINLITNETNSAQTFETLRKERDELIHAAQVKEVKTYTKPTMISYAEPFKEEYLQSIDQVTTLIKANEAQKVVIARSLALQFEGAITSPQILSHVVHEQPESFLFGLEHEEMLFYGASPERLVKVNNGRAFSSCVAGSIKRGQTAEQDEALGNSLLNDAKNRGEHHYVVEMITDTFEKNCRDVKIPNGPKLLKIRDIQHLYTPVEGQLNDDATILQLVKHLHPTPALGGVPREAAMHIIRQYEPMNRGLYAAPIGWLDADGNGEFAVAIRSAALVQDKAYLYAGGGIVADSNPQSEYEETLVKFRPMLRALGGQLHE, from the coding sequence ATGCAACACAAGTGGTACAATGCCACTGAAATCGAAGTAGGCTCGAATTCAAAGCAAATTTTTTATATGGAAACAATCGAAGTTAGTCGCTTATCGGCACTGGCATTCTTTGCTGCAGGCGAGGCGAAATATAAAGGGAAACGTAATTTTTGGCAAAATCGTGAGAAAACATTCACATTAGTCGGTTTAGGACATGCCTATAAAATTGAAAATAATAAAGGAACAAAGCGTTTTGACCATGTGGAAAGCGAGTGGAAACAGTTAACAAGTCAAATAGTGCAAGAAGACCAACACCTACAACCGATTTTGTTTGGTGGTTTTACATTTGACCCACAAAACGAAGTAGCTGGTGAATGGGCGAAATTTCCACAAAGCTATTTTACAGTGGCATCGCATCAATTAGTTATTCGTAATGATCAAGCGTTTGTAACGATCAATCTAATTACAAATGAAACAAATAGTGCACAAACATTTGAAACGCTACGTAAAGAACGTGACGAACTGATTCATGCTGCACAGGTGAAAGAAGTAAAAACCTATACGAAGCCAACGATGATTAGCTATGCAGAACCTTTTAAAGAAGAATATTTGCAATCAATTGACCAAGTAACGACTTTAATTAAAGCAAATGAGGCGCAAAAGGTTGTCATTGCGCGTTCTTTAGCATTGCAATTTGAGGGAGCAATTACTTCTCCACAAATTTTATCGCATGTGGTACATGAACAGCCAGAAAGCTTTTTATTTGGTTTGGAGCATGAGGAAATGTTGTTTTACGGGGCATCACCTGAACGTCTAGTGAAGGTAAATAACGGACGCGCGTTTTCATCATGTGTTGCTGGGTCTATTAAGCGCGGACAAACAGCCGAACAAGATGAAGCGTTGGGCAATAGCTTACTAAATGATGCGAAAAATCGTGGTGAGCATCATTATGTAGTAGAAATGATTACAGATACATTTGAAAAAAATTGTCGTGACGTCAAAATTCCGAATGGACCGAAGCTATTAAAAATCCGAGATATTCAGCATTTATACACACCAGTAGAAGGACAACTCAATGACGACGCAACGATTTTACAACTTGTGAAGCATTTACACCCAACACCAGCCCTAGGTGGCGTACCCCGTGAGGCGGCCATGCACATTATACGTCAATATGAGCCGATGAACCGTGGGCTATATGCGGCACCAATTGGTTGGTTAGACGCAGATGGCAATGGGGAATTTGCAGTTGCGATTCGCTCAGCAGCTCTTGTGCAAGATAAAGCTTATCTATACGCGGGTGGTGGCATTGTTGCTGACTCAAATCCGCAGTCAGAATACGAAGAAACGCTCGTGAAATTCAGACCAATGCTACGAGCTCTAGGGGGACAATTGCATGAATGA
- a CDS encoding 1,4-dihydroxy-2-naphthoate polyprenyltransferase has protein sequence MTKVIEADKGFKVWWHLTRPHTLTASFVPVLLGTAIALAINYETINFGLFLAMLIASMLIQAATNMFNEYYDYKLGLDNEHSVGIGGTIVRHGVAPKTIMIIAFTFYFIAMLLGIYICAMTSWWLVAVGLVCMLIGYLYTGGPYPIAYSPFGELVSGAVMGMGIVLIAFFIQTKEVTIEAVLISVPSMILVGAIMLSNNIRDIVGDTEGGRKTMAILAGRHNAVTILATFFIVSYLWIIALVIFTPLSVWALLVLLSIKKPIQAIKLFRAKEKPLEVMPAMKYTAQTNTIFGFLLAIGLLASYFL, from the coding sequence ATGACAAAAGTCATTGAAGCGGACAAAGGCTTTAAAGTTTGGTGGCATTTGACACGCCCTCATACATTAACCGCCTCTTTTGTTCCTGTACTTTTAGGAACAGCGATTGCCCTTGCAATCAATTATGAAACGATTAATTTTGGGCTGTTTTTGGCCATGCTTATCGCAAGCATGCTAATTCAAGCAGCAACAAATATGTTTAATGAATACTACGACTATAAGCTCGGTTTAGACAATGAACATTCCGTTGGTATTGGCGGGACAATTGTTCGTCATGGCGTAGCACCAAAAACGATTATGATTATCGCATTTACGTTTTACTTCATTGCGATGCTATTAGGAATATACATTTGTGCGATGACTTCTTGGTGGCTAGTTGCAGTTGGACTCGTATGTATGCTAATTGGTTATCTTTACACAGGTGGACCTTATCCAATTGCTTATTCTCCCTTTGGTGAGCTTGTATCAGGGGCAGTAATGGGAATGGGCATTGTGTTAATTGCATTTTTCATCCAAACAAAAGAGGTTACAATAGAAGCAGTCCTCATTTCAGTACCAAGTATGATTTTAGTTGGGGCGATTATGCTATCGAATAATATTCGTGACATCGTCGGAGATACGGAAGGCGGACGTAAAACGATGGCCATTTTAGCTGGGCGTCATAACGCAGTAACGATTTTAGCTACGTTCTTTATCGTTTCTTATTTATGGATTATCGCTTTAGTCATCTTCACCCCATTATCAGTTTGGGCATTACTTGTGTTATTAAGCATCAAAAAACCCATTCAAGCGATTAAATTATTCCGCGCAAAAGAAAAGCCATTAGAAGTTATGCCTGCTATGAAATATACGGCGCAAACAAATACGATTTTTGGTTTCCTTTTAGCAATTGGACTATTAGCTTCATATTTTTTATAA
- a CDS encoding MerR family transcriptional regulator translates to MLINELVKLSGVSARTLRYYDEIGLLKPSMVEQNGYRQYNQCDIDRLQQILFYRELDFKLEQIKALLEDNNFNVKEALINQQALLEQKRNYLDGLLETIEKTIQTMEGEITMTNEQKFEAFKNKLIEDNEQAYGQEIREKYGEEMVKASNNKLKQMTEAQYEAVQQLEQQLFARLKEALASGDAATEIAMEVAELHKRWLSFYWAKYTKEAHVGLAQMYIYDERFTNYYDSRVGQGATQFLYDAIVAYAKL, encoded by the coding sequence ATGCTTATTAATGAGTTAGTAAAACTATCGGGTGTGAGTGCACGCACACTCAGATACTACGATGAAATTGGTTTGTTAAAGCCTTCAATGGTAGAGCAAAATGGCTACCGTCAATATAATCAATGTGATATTGACCGCTTACAGCAAATTTTGTTTTATCGTGAACTGGATTTTAAGTTAGAGCAGATTAAAGCGTTGCTCGAGGATAATAACTTTAACGTGAAAGAAGCGTTAATAAATCAACAGGCGCTACTGGAGCAAAAGAGAAATTATTTAGATGGTCTACTTGAAACAATTGAAAAAACGATTCAAACAATGGAAGGGGAAATAACGATGACAAATGAACAAAAATTTGAAGCATTTAAAAATAAGTTAATTGAAGATAATGAACAAGCTTACGGGCAAGAAATCCGTGAGAAATATGGGGAGGAAATGGTTAAAGCAAGCAATAATAAATTAAAGCAAATGACAGAGGCACAATATGAGGCAGTACAACAGCTCGAGCAGCAACTATTTGCTCGATTAAAGGAAGCGTTAGCAAGCGGTGATGCAGCAACCGAAATTGCAATGGAAGTTGCAGAACTGCATAAACGCTGGTTAAGCTTTTATTGGGCGAAATATACGAAAGAAGCGCATGTTGGCTTGGCTCAAATGTATATTTATGATGAGCGATTTACAAATTATTATGATAGCCGCGTTGGGCAAGGGGCGACACAATTTTTATATGATGCCATTGTTGCTTATGCAAAACTATAA
- a CDS encoding NUDIX hydrolase — translation MIERLAIFDEHYHKIGEAIRDEVHAKGYWHEVFQCWVIEKIEDEWIIYLQLRSKLKKDYPNQFDITAAGHLLATETVLDGVRELHEELGINIAFEDLKALGVIPYKIQNENIKDYEFANVFIYEITNGLNTFQIQREELDGMYYMRLQDFFNLSNGTITSALVTGYYYQGDEKVSGSQEISLADMQALPQIYLKPFTDKLQALMK, via the coding sequence ATGATAGAACGCTTGGCAATTTTTGATGAACATTATCATAAGATTGGTGAAGCAATACGTGACGAAGTACATGCTAAGGGCTATTGGCATGAAGTGTTTCAGTGCTGGGTAATAGAAAAAATAGAAGATGAATGGATAATCTATTTACAATTGCGCAGTAAGTTGAAAAAAGATTATCCAAATCAATTTGATATAACAGCAGCAGGGCATTTATTAGCGACAGAAACGGTTTTAGATGGTGTGAGAGAGCTGCATGAGGAATTGGGGATAAATATAGCTTTTGAAGATCTAAAAGCATTAGGGGTCATTCCTTATAAGATACAAAATGAAAATATTAAAGATTATGAGTTTGCGAATGTGTTTATTTATGAAATAACAAATGGATTGAATACATTTCAAATTCAACGAGAAGAATTAGATGGCATGTATTATATGAGGTTGCAGGATTTCTTTAATTTATCTAATGGCACCATTACTAGTGCATTGGTGACAGGCTATTATTATCAGGGAGATGAAAAAGTGAGTGGTAGTCAGGAAATTAGCTTAGCTGATATGCAAGCACTCCCTCAAATTTATTTAAAACCATTTACTGATAAGCTTCAAGCATTGATGAAATAA